A window from Triticum aestivum cultivar Chinese Spring chromosome 6D, IWGSC CS RefSeq v2.1, whole genome shotgun sequence encodes these proteins:
- the LOC123142101 gene encoding 40S ribosomal protein SA-like, translating into MHTPGTFTNQMQSSFSEPRLLILTDPRFDHQESALGNIPTIAFCDTDSPMRYVDIGILANNKGRNIIGCLYWLMTRMVLQMPGDRPSLHDVNGAAAWDIASQHLFRGFDAQFQSVQSD; encoded by the exons ATGCACACCCCTGGTACCTTCACTAACCAGATGCAGAGCTCCTTCAGCGAGCCCCGCCTGCTCATCCTCACTGACCCAAGGTTCGACCACCAG GAGTCTGCTCTGGGGAACATCCCTACCATTGCCTTCTGTGACACTGACTCTCCCATGCGATACGTCGATATCGGCATCCTAGCAAACAACAAGGGGAGGAACATCATTGGCTGCCTCTATTGGCTCATGACCAGGATGGTTCTGCAGATGCCCGGAGATCGACCGTCCTTGCATGAT GTGAATGGAGCTGCTGCTTGGGACATTGCGTCTCAACATTTGTTCCGTGGATTTGACGCACAGTTTCAGTCAGTCCAAAGTGATTAG